The Aquipuribacter sp. SD81 nucleotide sequence TCATGTTCATCCTGCTGTTCGCCTACGTCTTCGGCGGGTCGATCGCCATCGGCGGCGAGGTCGACCCCGAGGCCTACCGGGAGTACCTCATCGCGGGCATCTTCGCCCAGACGGTGATCTTCGGGGCGACCATCACCGGGTCCGGCATGGCGCAGGACCTCAAGACGGGCATCGTCGACCGGTTCCGCTCGCTGCCGATGGCCCCGTCCGCGGTCCTCATCGGGCGGACGACGGCCGACGTCGTCAACAACGTCCTCACGATCGTCATCATGACGCTCACGAGCCTCGCGATCGGCTGGCGCATCGACACGTCGGTCGGCGAGGCGGCGCTGGGCTACCTGCTGCTGCTGTTCTTCGCGTACTGCATCAGCTGGGTGATGGCGTTCTTCGGCCTGCTCGTGCGGGCGCCGGAGGTGTTCAACAACGTCTCGTTCATCGTCATCTTCCCCCTCACCTTCATCGCGAACACCTTCGTGCCGCTGGAGAACTTCCCCGGGCCGCTGCGCGTGTTCGCGAGCTGGAACCCGGTGTCGACCGTGACGCAGGCCTCCCGCGAGCTGTTCGGCAACCTGCCGCCGCAGGCGGCGGAGCCGACGGCCTGGCCGCTGCAGAACCCCGTGCTCTACACGCTGCTGTGGGGGGTGGCGATCCTCGTCGTCTTCGTCCCGCTGACGGTCCGGCAGTACCAGCGCGCCGCAGCCCGCTGAGGCCCGTCCGCCCCCGGACGCACGAGGTGCCGCCGTCCCGCGCGCGGCGGGGCGACGGCACCTCGTCGGGGGCCGGGGGCACAGGCCCTCAGCCGGTGAAGCGCTCCGCCTTGACGATCCGGACGGGGATCTCGCGCCCGTTGGGGGCGGTGTAGCTGGTCTCGGTCCCGACGGCCTTGTCGAGGACCGCGGCGCCCAGCGGCGACTGCTCGCTGAACACGTCGAGGTCGGTGGTGGCCGCCATCTCGCGGCTGCCCAGCAGGAAGGTCTCCTCGGCGCCGGCGACCTCGGCGGTGACGACCATGCCGGCGTGCACGACGCCGTCGTCGGCGACGTCCTCGGGGGAGCCGACCTTCGCGTTCTCCAGCATCTGCTCGAGCTGCCGGATCCGGGCCTCCTGCTTGCCCTGCTCCTCCTTGGCCGCGTGGTAGCCGCCGTTCTCCTTGAGGTCGCCCTCCTCACGGGCCGCCTCGATCTTGCGGGCGAGCTCCAGCCGACCCTCGCCACGCAGGTGGTCGAGCTCGCCCTGCAGCCGGTCGTGGGCCTCCTGGGTCAGCCAGGTGACGGTGCTGGTCTCGGACATGCGCGTACTCCTCGTCGTTCGTCGTCGCCGCCCCGGCGGCCCCCGCGGCCGGGGTACGGCGTGCCCGCCGCGCCGCGGACGGCGCGGGCACGCCCGGGCGCCGAGCGGTCGGGCCCTGGGGCGAGTAGGACACCGTACCTGGTCAGGGCAGGCGGACGCAGGTCCGGACGGAGCTGCTGACCGCCTCGTGCGTCGTGCGGATGGTCGCGGTCGCGCTCGTCGCGCGCCCCTGCAGCGGCCCGAGGTCGACGTCGACCTGGCCCACGTCGGTGTAGCGCGCGTCCGCTGCGCGCACCTGGCAGCGGACCCGGTCCCCGGGCTCGGCGTACACCTCGAACGTCGTGCGGACCGTCCGGGCGTCGACGACCTCGAAGGAGACGTCGCGCCAGGTGACGTCGGCGGCGTTGCGCAGCAGCGAGGCGACGAGGCTCGCGACGACCGCGGCCACGACGAGCAGCCCGAGGACCACGGCTAGGGTCCTCAGCCGGCCCCGGCGGGGCCCGGCGGGCCCGGCGTAGCGCGCGGCGACGTCGTCCGAGGGCGCGGGCAGCGTCACCAGGGCACCG carries:
- a CDS encoding ABC transporter permease, producing MQDGWTVARRNLIKIKRVPDLLVGSIVSPIMFILLFAYVFGGSIAIGGEVDPEAYREYLIAGIFAQTVIFGATITGSGMAQDLKTGIVDRFRSLPMAPSAVLIGRTTADVVNNVLTIVIMTLTSLAIGWRIDTSVGEAALGYLLLLFFAYCISWVMAFFGLLVRAPEVFNNVSFIVIFPLTFIANTFVPLENFPGPLRVFASWNPVSTVTQASRELFGNLPPQAAEPTAWPLQNPVLYTLLWGVAILVVFVPLTVRQYQRAAAR
- the greA gene encoding transcription elongation factor GreA, producing the protein MSETSTVTWLTQEAHDRLQGELDHLRGEGRLELARKIEAAREEGDLKENGGYHAAKEEQGKQEARIRQLEQMLENAKVGSPEDVADDGVVHAGMVVTAEVAGAEETFLLGSREMAATTDLDVFSEQSPLGAAVLDKAVGTETSYTAPNGREIPVRIVKAERFTG
- a CDS encoding DUF4307 domain-containing protein, which codes for MTLPAPSDDVAARYAGPAGPRRGRLRTLAVVLGLLVVAAVVASLVASLLRNAADVTWRDVSFEVVDARTVRTTFEVYAEPGDRVRCQVRAADARYTDVGQVDVDLGPLQGRATSATATIRTTHEAVSSSVRTCVRLP